A single window of Streptomyces aquilus DNA harbors:
- a CDS encoding serine hydrolase domain-containing protein — protein MTDEAHTGLSRRQLTRRVLALGGALAIAPFPAGPASAAPPGGRPTLRHGSARQAGLLADHLRQLVTDAESFLGPSPKHPWYAGAVLLAGRGGTVALHRPIGTAVRYSAYDEKTDTGVEFPPADQIPMAEDTVFDLASVSKLFTSILAVQQIERGRLELEATVASYLPEFGAAGKQGMTIRQLLTHTSGFRAWIPLYNAPTYEEKLRLIWNEAPLNPPGTKYLYSDLNLISLQLVLEKLTGRTLDALLHDEITAPLGMRRTRYNPPTSWKPRIAATEDARTPWSGLDRGLVWGEVHDENAFSLGGVAGHAGVFSCAWDLAVLGRTLLNGGVYGRARILRPESVELMFTDFNTAFPGDEHGLGFELYQHWYMGAMATPRTAGHTGFTGTSLVLDPTTDSFLIVLGNSVHPVRSWRSGSAPRVAAANHLARAVPVRPRHGRTAWFSGMANATTATLTLPALDTSSGAARLRCALWWDTEPQADTLTLEASTDEGTTWHALPFTTETEEHSSGTVTGWSGRVWHRLTAALPAHRQLSLRWRYTTDRLYVGRGAYVDGLRVETADVVLFDESRPGDSGRVVAAGWAPAVD, from the coding sequence ATGACTGATGAGGCGCACACCGGACTGTCCCGCCGTCAGCTCACCCGAAGAGTCCTCGCACTCGGGGGCGCCCTCGCCATCGCCCCGTTCCCGGCCGGCCCCGCGTCGGCGGCGCCCCCCGGCGGACGGCCCACGCTCCGCCACGGATCCGCGCGGCAGGCGGGCCTCTTGGCGGACCACCTCCGTCAACTCGTCACCGACGCCGAGTCGTTCCTCGGTCCTTCCCCCAAGCACCCCTGGTACGCGGGCGCCGTGCTCCTCGCCGGACGCGGCGGCACCGTGGCCCTGCACCGGCCGATCGGGACGGCGGTGCGCTACTCGGCGTACGACGAGAAGACGGACACGGGCGTGGAGTTCCCGCCCGCCGACCAGATCCCCATGGCCGAGGACACCGTCTTCGACCTGGCCTCGGTCTCCAAGCTGTTCACCTCGATCCTCGCCGTCCAGCAGATCGAGCGGGGCCGCCTGGAACTGGAGGCGACCGTCGCCTCCTACCTCCCCGAGTTCGGCGCCGCGGGCAAGCAGGGCATGACCATCCGTCAACTCCTCACGCACACCTCGGGATTCCGCGCCTGGATCCCGCTCTACAACGCGCCGACGTACGAGGAGAAGCTGCGCCTCATCTGGAACGAGGCGCCGCTCAACCCGCCCGGCACCAAGTACCTCTACTCCGACCTGAATCTGATCTCGCTCCAACTGGTCCTGGAGAAGCTGACCGGCCGCACCCTGGACGCCCTCCTCCACGACGAGATCACCGCCCCGCTCGGCATGCGCCGCACCCGCTACAACCCGCCTACCTCCTGGAAACCGAGGATCGCGGCGACGGAGGACGCCCGTACACCGTGGTCGGGTCTCGACCGGGGTCTGGTATGGGGCGAAGTGCACGACGAGAACGCGTTCAGCCTGGGCGGAGTCGCCGGCCACGCGGGCGTCTTCTCCTGCGCCTGGGATCTGGCGGTCCTCGGGCGGACACTGCTCAACGGCGGCGTCTACGGCCGTGCGCGCATCCTGCGCCCCGAGTCGGTGGAGCTGATGTTCACCGACTTCAACACCGCCTTTCCCGGCGACGAACACGGCCTCGGCTTCGAGCTCTACCAGCACTGGTACATGGGCGCGATGGCCACGCCGCGCACCGCGGGCCACACCGGTTTCACCGGCACCTCCCTGGTCCTCGACCCGACGACCGACTCCTTCCTGATCGTGCTGGGCAACTCGGTGCACCCGGTGCGCAGTTGGCGCTCGGGCTCGGCACCCCGGGTCGCCGCCGCGAACCATCTGGCGCGCGCGGTCCCCGTCCGCCCACGGCACGGCCGTACCGCCTGGTTCTCCGGCATGGCGAACGCCACGACGGCCACCCTGACGCTCCCGGCGCTGGACACCTCCTCCGGCGCCGCACGCCTGCGCTGCGCCCTGTGGTGGGACACCGAACCGCAGGCGGACACGCTGACGTTGGAGGCCTCGACGGACGAGGGCACGACCTGGCACGCGCTGCCGTTCACGACCGAGACCGAGGAGCATTCCTCCGGCACGGTCACCGGCTGGTCGGGGCGGGTGTGGCACCGGCTGACGGCCGCACTTCCGGCACACCGGCAGCTATCCCTGCGCTGGCGTTACACCACGGACCGGCTGTACGTCGGGCGCGGGGCGTATGTCGACGGACTGCGGGTCGAGACCGCTGACGTCGTCCTCTTCGACGAGTCACGGCCGGGCGACTCCGGACGGGTCGTCGCCGCGGGGTGGGCCCCAGCCGTCGACTGA
- a CDS encoding toll/interleukin-1 receptor domain-containing protein yields the protein MANVFISHRKVDVSQAERLAEVVSAAGHQVWFDEWEIGIGDSIVDRITTGLEGTSYLVLCYSAAGVMSPWISREWMSALHRQLDGCGVRILPVRFGGSAPAILADLRYADLSQDWDTGCAQLLRAIR from the coding sequence ATGGCGAACGTCTTCATCAGTCATCGCAAGGTCGACGTGTCCCAGGCGGAGCGGCTCGCCGAGGTGGTCTCCGCCGCGGGGCACCAGGTGTGGTTCGACGAATGGGAGATCGGAATCGGGGATTCCATCGTCGACCGCATCACCACCGGGCTCGAAGGAACGTCCTATCTGGTGCTCTGCTATTCGGCGGCCGGTGTCATGAGCCCGTGGATCTCCCGGGAATGGATGTCGGCCCTCCACCGCCAGCTGGACGGCTGCGGGGTCCGCATCCTGCCGGTGAGGTTCGGTGGCTCCGCCCCGGCGATTCTGGCCGATCTCCGCTACGCGGATCTCTCCCAGGACTGGGACACGGGATGCGCGCAGCTCTTGAGGGCCATTCGTTAA